From the Prochlorococcus marinus str. AS9601 genome, the window TTCTTCAACTACTGTTTCTAAATTTGTATTCATTTTTTTATTGATCTTTTTTTTTGAACTAGGCTTGGAATTCTTTGATTCTGCTGCTACTGGACACATAATTGACTCCTTTCTACGGTGAATTTAACTAGATAAAATTTTATTTAGGGCTAATTTGAACATTTAGTAGTAAAGTCCCCTTAATTTTTAAAAACTTTTTCACAAAATGAGAATAAGAAAAGTTTTCTAAATTGTTGAAAAATTTAAATAGTGCTATAGATTACCTAAAGTAAAAAGTCTTGGGATTTCTCAGACAGGCAGATCATTTTTGAATTTTCAGTCAATGATCAGAGCTTCATGTCTCCCTTAAGAGCAGGATACTTACAATGTGCAAAAAACACTTTGTGGAATGTTCAACAATCCAATACTAAGAAAAAGTTTTGAAGCCGGCAAGTAATCAGTTATTAAATATCTCCTATAAATTGGAAATTTTGCTTGATATAGGTAGTGGTAATGAAAGCTTTTACTATTTAGATGGAAATAATCTTGGAGCAGAAGTTGGAGATATTGTAAGTGTCAGACTAAGGGGGAGATTATTGAATGGGTTGGTAATCTCCAAAAAAGACTTTTCGACAATCAATAATGATGAATCAAATATTACTGGAGGAAAAAGCATAAGATATTTGTTTGTTGAAAGTATTTTGCAGAAAAAAATAATTGATGAATCTTGGAGAGAATTGATAGACTTCCTAGCCTCTTTTTATATGGTTAGTAATTTAAAAATGTTTAAAACTGCATTTCCTCCTGGCTGGATTGGTAAATATAAAAATTTCTCTAAAGGATTAAAAGATCAAATATGGATTGAAACTAAAAAAGAATTTGATATTAAGAAAAATGGATTAACCAAAAAAGAATTTTTTTTAATGGATACTTTATCTAAAAAAGGTAATTGGCAAAGTGAATTAATAAAGTCTGGTTTTAATTACACACTAATTAACTCAATGGTCAGTAAAAATTATCTTGTTAAATCTAGAAGAAAAAAAAATATAAATAGTAAATTAAATTCCTTTTTAAAAGATCATATCGCAACGAAAAAACCAAATCTTACAAATGAGCAAAAAATTGCATTTCAAGAATTTCTAACAATGAAACCAGGAGATGCATTACTTCTTTGGGGCGAAACAGGTTCAGGTAAAACAGAAGTGTATATGAGAATTGCTGAAGATCAATTTCTTAAGAAAAAAAGTTGTTTGATACTAGCCCCAGAAATTGGATTAATTCCTCAACTTATTGATAGGTTTAGTAGGCGATTTAATAATGTTGTTTACGAATATCATAGTAATTGTTCTCCCGAGCATAGAACTTTAATTTGGAAGAAAATTATTAAATCTAATGAACCTTTAATAGTAATAGGTACAAGGTCGGCAGTTTTTCTTCCAATCAAAAATCTGGGAGTAATAATAATGGATGAAGAACATGATGTTTCTTATAAGCAAGATAGTCCTATGCCTTGCTATGACGCAAGAGAGATTGCTATTGAAATAGTAAAAAGGAATTCTGCAAAGTTAATTTTTGGGAGTGCAACCCCATCAATGAAGACTTGGAAAAAGTGTATTTTTGAAAGGAATTTTAAATTGGTAAGAATGATTCAAAGGATATCCAGTAATGAGACTCCTGAAATAAAAATTATTGATATGCGGGATGAGTTCAAAATGGGAAATATGAAAATTTTTTCCAATGAATTATTACAATTGCTTCCTCAACTACGCTTAAAAAAAGAGCAAGCAATAATTTTAATCCCTAGGAGGGGGCATAGTGGATTTTTAAGTTGTAGAAATTGCGGATATTTAATAAATTGCCCCAACTGTGACGTTCCTTTATCAGTTCATCTAGGATCACAAGGAAAAAAATGGTTAAGGTGTCATTGGTGTGATCATAAATCAAGATTGATCAATCGTTGCCCAGATTGTCATTCGACTGCTTTCAAACCTTTTGGAATTGGTACGCAAAGGGTAATAGAATTTTTAAATGAAGAATTTCCTGACTTAAGAGTACTTCGCTTTGATAGAGATACAACTTCAGGAAAGGATGGTCATAGAGATATTCTTTCAAAGTTTTCTAAAGGTGATGCTGATATTCTTGTCGGTACTCAGATGTTGGCAAAAGGTATTGACATCCCCAATATTACTCTTTCAGTTGTTATTGCAGCAGATGGGTTGCTTCATCGCCCAGATATTTCAACAGAAGAAAAATCATTACAATTATTTTTGCAAGTAGCAGGAAGGGCCGGCAGGGCACAAAAAAAAGGGAAAGTAATTTTTCAAACATATAAACCTAACCACCCGGTGATTTCGTATCTTCAA encodes:
- the priA gene encoding replication restart helicase PriA; the protein is MKPASNQLLNISYKLEILLDIGSGNESFYYLDGNNLGAEVGDIVSVRLRGRLLNGLVISKKDFSTINNDESNITGGKSIRYLFVESILQKKIIDESWRELIDFLASFYMVSNLKMFKTAFPPGWIGKYKNFSKGLKDQIWIETKKEFDIKKNGLTKKEFFLMDTLSKKGNWQSELIKSGFNYTLINSMVSKNYLVKSRRKKNINSKLNSFLKDHIATKKPNLTNEQKIAFQEFLTMKPGDALLLWGETGSGKTEVYMRIAEDQFLKKKSCLILAPEIGLIPQLIDRFSRRFNNVVYEYHSNCSPEHRTLIWKKIIKSNEPLIVIGTRSAVFLPIKNLGVIIMDEEHDVSYKQDSPMPCYDAREIAIEIVKRNSAKLIFGSATPSMKTWKKCIFERNFKLVRMIQRISSNETPEIKIIDMRDEFKMGNMKIFSNELLQLLPQLRLKKEQAIILIPRRGHSGFLSCRNCGYLINCPNCDVPLSVHLGSQGKKWLRCHWCDHKSRLINRCPDCHSTAFKPFGIGTQRVIEFLNEEFPDLRVLRFDRDTTSGKDGHRDILSKFSKGDADILVGTQMLAKGIDIPNITLSVVIAADGLLHRPDISTEEKSLQLFLQVAGRAGRAQKKGKVIFQTYKPNHPVISYLQKRDYERFLIENSRLRKDANLFPFCTICLLKLSGENYELTESIAIKLAKYLLSFCEKKNWKLIGPAPSLIAKVGKKFRWQILIHGPEGTKIPLPDRSILWKLIPKNVFLTIDVNPAEL